TTTTTTCTCCATCAGGACTCCATGCAACGTTATTGCCATTTATGATTAACTGATGGTCATTTGTCCCATCCCTATTTATAATCCAAATCCCTTGATTTAACTTTTGATATACAATTTTAGAAGCATCCGGTGAAAAATCAGGATAAAGCCCTTCTCCTACCTTTTTCAATTCTGTTCCATCCTTTTTAATTACATATATTACAGATAAACGATTATCCCCTCTGTTATCCCCTATGTTAAATGCTATCCATTCGCCTGCACTGGAAGTACTTCCTAGTCCTATTTCACAACCTCCCCAAAACTTATTCTCAAGTACTTTTTTTACTTTTCTCAAATTTGTGCCATCGCTATTTATTTCACATAACCAGACTTCTTCCTTGCCTCCTTCTTCGTATGACATTAGAGCACCGTCTAAAGATCTTTCAATATAATAATGTTCCATAAAGATTACTTTTCCGTCAGATGTCCAACTTGGTGCTTGCCAATCCGTATGCTCGTTTGTCTTTCTTGAACATCCCCATACGTAACAACATAATAGTACAAGTATAATATATCTTGGTAAATTAAAAATTCGGTAACCCAGCATAATTTTATTTTATAATTTTACTGTTTTCTATACTTCCACCTATAGAAATAGGATGCCCTGCATTTTCAATATATGGGTAAACAACTACAGGAACGCAAAATTCTATACAAAAAAATCTCCAGAGTTTAATTCCAACTGAAATAGTTCCAAGATTTGCAGGGTCATCTCTTATTACATTTGGCTCTGACGAAGGGAAAGAAAAATGAACTAATTGAAAACTCCCATAAGGGTAAAAACATTTATGTTTTTCATTGCTTATAAACAAAGTCCCACTATATACAAATCCATTAGCATAGAGTATATCATAATAAATAGAACTACCTATCCCAAGGTTTATAATGTTATTCTTTAGAAAACACCATTTAACAGAACCTCCAAATGAATCAAAATAAGGAGAGATTATTCTTAAACTTACATCAAGGTTGTCTTTAAGTCCAAATGTTCCTCCAATTCCAATGCCAGTCACACTTGCAGTTTTTTTATAATCTGTGGAAACCATAGCATATGCTTTTAACGCAAAATATTTTTTCCCTATTGTACTTGCTGGCTCAAATGTCCCGAAGAATTGAGAATAAATTTTAGAATCCAAAAAGAAAACAGAAATAACAAAAACAATCAGTATTTTGCTTCCCTTAAATTCGTTTTTTAATTTCATCTATTCTATATTGTTTTATTCTATAGCAAAAACTTTATCAGTAACATTTTGATTAATTTTTACATTATTATATCTCATGATTATAGTAGCAGTTTTATTCTTACCAAAACTCACTGGGCTTATAGTTTTCACTTCAGAAATTGTCCATATATTTCCTATTTTTTTATACGAAATATCAGTAATTATAATCCCCATATTGGAATAAATTTTTTGGTTCATTACTAATCCTTTTGCATAATCAATTTGTAATTCTACTTTTCCCATTAATGGATTTTTATCTTTTTCAGATGGTATTATCTCAAGAGTATAAATATTTCCATTGGAATTTAATATTTTAGATTTTCCATCTTTTAAAAAATCAACGATTCCTCTTTGCAAATTCATATCATTCGTACTCATTAGTGGAGTCTGTCCTTGCAATAACGAATCCTTATTTATTACTGTCTTTTTCCCATCGAAACTCTCTATCTGCATTTTCTTATTATTCATAATTATTGTTTGTTTTTGTGGAGCAGTACTAACTACCTTTGCTTTATCCATTCCCTTAGAGACAATTTGCATTTTTTGCACAATGTTCTCTCCTTCCCCAACATCTGTTTTCATTTCCACATCTGCTTGCATATCCTTAATTTTATTGACATTGTTCTCAAGCTTTTTAGCGATATCATCTATTGTAACAGCATTTGCAAAAGTAGAAAAACTTAAAATGGCAAAGATACATATTGTTTTAATTATTTTTCCCATCGTTCCTCCTGTTTTCTTTAATAAATTATCTAATTAAAATTAATTTTTCAGTAATATTCTTTTCGCCAGTATTGATTTTACAGAAATAAATTCCTATTGATATTCTTTCTTTTTTATCATTCTGTCTATTCCAAGTAATAGAATGTTCACCAGCATTTTGAATCTCATCCGTAAGTGTTTTTACAAGCTTTCCACATATATTATAAATCTTTAAGGAAACCTTTGTTTCACAAGGTAAGGAATATTTAATTGTAGTCATATTGATAAATGGATTAGGACAAGCTTTGAGTTCAAAATAAATTGTTTCTTTGTTTTCTTCTACCGCTTTTATAGATAATCTAAAATCAATGTTGGGAGTGTTGTTTGGCATTGTTACAGAAACCAAATCTGCACTTGCGGAATCAGGTTTGTCATTATACCATCTTGTTTCATATCCTTCTTTAGAAGCAGACACCTTATAACTTCCTGTATGAAGTGCAGATATTTTATAACTTCCATCCACCACTGTGGAATCTTTCCAATAGTCAGGATTGCTCCAGCCATAATAACTATTTGTATAAATCAATCGTTCTAATTTCACATCAGAAATTGGAGTTATCCCATCCTCTTTATATACATGCCCACTTATTGCCCCCCCCTCATCTAAAATAATATTTATCCCACATACTGAATCCGGTGCTGTTATATTTATTATATTTGCATTTGTCCAATTATCTTTATTATTATACCACTCAAAGGAATACATGTTTTCTATGCTTAAATTAGGCCAAATAAGTAATTTATATATTCCCGTACACAAACTTCCTACCATATAGTTTCCCAAACTATCACTAAATCCTAAACTTACAGATTTTTCTGTGGTATTATCAAACATAGGCATAAGAGCATATTTATACCCGGTAATTCCATCACTTTCAT
This is a stretch of genomic DNA from bacterium. It encodes these proteins:
- a CDS encoding T9SS type A sorting domain-containing protein, whose protein sequence is MKSFNYLIFIFMIMSFSVQLEAKSLDKEIRKNIPKSFLGLNISREWRFNENKIAIKKGNSAISGRVTEADGITPSPEMELIAFDAITQDGIDCGWGDSSGNYIITSLPAGNYKVWARDYDGRYINMYYKNTLSWDSADVVSIADSDTAKNIDFRMSKGGKIKGKVYESDGITGYKYALMPMFDNTTEKSVSLGFSDSLGNYMVGSLCTGIYKLLIWPNLSIENMYSFEWYNNKDNWTNANIINITAPDSVCGINIILDEGGAISGHVYKEDGITPISDVKLERLIYTNSYYGWSNPDYWKDSTVVDGSYKISALHTGSYKVSASKEGYETRWYNDKPDSASADLVSVTMPNNTPNIDFRLSIKAVEENKETIYFELKACPNPFINMTTIKYSLPCETKVSLKIYNICGKLVKTLTDEIQNAGEHSITWNRQNDKKERISIGIYFCKINTGEKNITEKLILIR